A genomic region of Paroedura picta isolate Pp20150507F chromosome 4, Ppicta_v3.0, whole genome shotgun sequence contains the following coding sequences:
- the ARFRP1 gene encoding ADP-ribosylation factor-related protein 1, producing the protein MYTLLSGLYKYMFQRDEYCILILGLDNAGKTTFLEQTKTRFTKNFKGMNFSKITTTVGLNIGTIDVGKARLMFWDLGGQEELQSLWDKYYAESHGVIYIIDSTDEERLSESKQAFEKMITSEVLEGVPLLVLANKQDVEGCLSIPDIKTAFSDCINKIGKRDCLTQACSALTGKGVNDGIEWMVKCVVRNIHRPPRQKDIT; encoded by the exons ATGTATACGCTGCTGTCTGGACTTTACAAATACATGTTCCAGCGGGATGAATACTGCATCTTGATCCTCGGGCTGGACAATGCCGGGAAGACG ACCTTCCTGGAACAGACGAAGACGAGGTTCACTAAGAACTTCAAAGGCATGAACTTCTCGAAAATCACAACCACGGTGGGCTTGAACA TTGGCACCATAGACGTGGGCAAAGCACGGCTGATGTTCTGGGATCTGGGAGGCCAAGAGGAGCTACAGTCTCTATGGGACAAG TACTATGCGGAATCTCACGGCGTCATCTATATCATTGACTCCACAGACGAGGAGAGACTTTCGGAATCCAAACAAGCTTTTG AGAAGATGATAACCAGTGAAGTCCTGGAAGGCGTTCCGCTGCTCGTCCTTGCTAACAAACAAGACGTAGAG GGCTGCCTGTCAATCCCGGACATCAAGACGGCGTTCAGCGACTGCATCAACAAGATCGGGAAGAGGGACTGTCTGACGCAGGCCTGCTCGGCTCTCACTGG CAAAGGGGTGAACGACGGGATCGAGTGGATGGTGAAATGCGTGGTGAGAAACATCCATCGCCCCCCGAGGCAGAAGGACATCACGTAG